Proteins encoded together in one Vigna angularis cultivar LongXiaoDou No.4 chromosome 5, ASM1680809v1, whole genome shotgun sequence window:
- the LOC108340397 gene encoding SWI/SNF complex subunit SWI3D: MEEKRREAAPSAADSPASEPASSRRRAGANKRKSAALNASGSSSAPSKRAARDKASPLHPPPLHNGPLTRARQTPNSLAAAASSNAAASAPAAVKHSERTHPSAADSAALAEQLRKESEWETLEAAIEAEFEAIRSRGANAHVVPTHCGWFSWLYIHEIEKQMLPSFFNGKTENRTPGVYMEIRNWIMKKFHSNPNVQIELKDMSQLNVGDMAARQEVMEFLEYWGLINFHPFPSMDSAVATASDDGEAEKSSLVEKLYHFETLQLCRHVQRSSQMTPATASGLFPESTIAEELAKQEGPAVEMLEYHCNSCSADCSRKRYHCQKQADFDLCSDCFSNRRFGSGMSSLDFILMEPAEVAGVNGGKWTDQETLLLLEALELYKENWNEIAEHVGTKTKAQCISYFVQMPIEDTFAEFDDNIDAGCKEPTDPVAANNDSSVDKDASECIENDTSDGIKDQDKNSKAEDVEVKVNQEENLKLQEGSDEKASEGTSKSEDAVKGKSDQEAGNECAINALKEAFAAVGYSPGPDGPSSFAEVGNPVMALATFLAHLVGTDVAVASAHSSIKSMSRNSPGTDLAARCCFLLEDPPDNKNEPTSSEKDSKSEGDQDEVNVKKDKPMLDDKDLPNDHSNMKVGSDTLEDKGQPASTDGAASEKPISPKEQPMVNHESGLDNCNVPISAKLSNDQAPDTLHDSGGSTSKVETKSNSDQVQEGSLIEEPCPAKGICVSDSLPLEKKEHQPLKSNLPGECPKLVETSKCEIVSDSIPPTKNKSQNPQSTNPVCESVETTDSAMDVEGVSNSLPSEKVDSQALFTTKSSQCNGIEKDVDMMSPSNPVRPNSATENGANTGTGKDQTDNGAKVEDKDTRIKQDSNFEKMKRAAVSTLAAAAVKAKVLANQEEDQIRQLTSLLIEKQLLKLETKVAFFNDVENVVMRAREHVERSRHKLYHERALIIASRLGIPASSSRGIAPTVSTNRFPTNIANSLQRPQMMMSPQRPLLSRPAATVATTLQNPLASSTAAGNSVRPSNQEKLSSVGTK, encoded by the exons ATGGAGGAGAAACGCCGCGAAGCTGCTCCCTCCGCCGCAGATTCCCCGGCATCGGAGCCCGCATCGTCTCGCCGCCGCGCCGGGGCCAACAAGCGCAAGTCAGCCGCTCTCAACGCCTCTGGTTCCTCCTCCGCCCCCTCCAAACGCGCCGCTCGCGACAAGGCCTCGCCGCTCCACCCTCCTCCCCTCCACAATGGCCCCCTCACCCGGGCCCGCCAGACCCCCAACTCCCTCGCCGCCGCCGCTTCCTCGAACGCCGCTGCTTCCGCTCCCGCTGCCGTCAAACACTCCGAACGCACCCATCCCTCTGCTGCAGACTCCGCCGCGCTCGCCGAGCAGCTGAGGAAGGAGAGCGAGTGGGAGACTCTGGAGGCGGCGATTGAAGCGGAATTCGAAGCCATCAGATCTCGCGGTGCCAATGCGCACGTAGTTCCCACTCATTGCG GTTGGTTTTCATGGTTGTATATTCATGAAATTGAGAAGCAAATGTTACCTTCTTTCTTTAATGGCAAAACTGAAAATCGGACGCCTGGTGTATACATGGAGATACGAAATTGGATAATGAAGAAGTTTCATTCAAATCCGAATGTGCAAATTGAATTGAAAGATATGTCACAGCTTAATGTTGGAGATATGGCTGCTAGGCAAGAGGTAATGGAGTTTCTGGAGTACTGGGGTTTAATTAACTTCCACCCATTCCCTTCAATGGATTCTGCCGTGGCCACTGCCAGTGATGACGGAGAAGCAGAAAAAAGTTCTTTGGTTGAAAAATTGTATCACTTTGAAACTCTGCAATTATGTCGACATGTTCAAAGGTCTAGCCAAATGACTCCAGCTACAGCCTCTGGCTTGTTTCCAGAGTCTACCATTGCTGAAGAGTTGGCTAAACAAGAGGGGCCAGCTGTTGAGATGCTTGAGTACCATTGCAATTCATGTTCTGCTGATTGTTCTCGCAAACGTTACCATTGCCAGAAGCAG GCAGATTTTGATCTGTGTTCCGACTGCTTTAGTAATAGAAGATTTGGCTCTGGCATGTCTTCATTGGATTTTATTCTCATGGAACCAGCTGAAGTTGCAGGGGTTAATGGTGGAAAGTGGACTGATCAAGAGACCCTTCTGCTACTTGAAGCCTTAGAactttataaagaaaattggaATGAAATTGCTGAACATGTtggaacaaaaacaaaagctCAGTGCATATCGTACTTTGTTCAAATGCCAATTGAGGATACCTTTGCTGAATTTGATGATAATATTGATGCTGGTTGCAAAGAACCAACAGATCCAGTTGCAGCAAACAATGACTCATCTGTGGACAAGGATGCTTCAGAGTGTATTGAGAATGATACTAGCGATGGCATCAAagaccaggataaaaattccaAGGCTGAGGATGTTGAAGTAAAGGTGAATCAAGAGGAGAATCTAAAGTTACAAGAAGGTAGTGATGAGAAAGCCAGTGAGGGAACTTCTAAATCTGAAGATGCTGTTAAGGGGAAGTCTGATCAGGAAGCAGGCAATGAATGTGCTATAAATGCTCTCAAGGAAGCATTTGCTGCTGTTGGTTATTCTCCTGGACCTGATGGACCTTCTTCATTTGCTGAAGTGGGTAATCCTGTCATGGCACTG GCAACGTTCCTTGCACACTTGGTGGGTACTGATGTGGCTGTTGCTTCAGCTCATAGCTCCATAAAATCCATGTCAAGAAATTCTCCTGGCACTGACCTTGCTGCAAGGTGCTGCTTTCTTCTAGAAGATCCGCCAGATAATAAGAATGAACCAACTAGTTCTGAGAA GGATTCTAAAAGTGAGGGAGATCAGGACGAAGTAAATGTAAAGAAGGACAAACCAATGTTGGATGATAAAGATTTACCAAATGATCACAGTAATATGAAAGTTGGAAGTGACACTTTAGAAGACAAGGGACAGCCGGCTTCCACAGATGGTGCAGCCTCAGAAAAGCCAATTTCTCCAAAGGAGCAACCAATGGTTAATCATGAAAGTGGGCTTGACAATTGTAATGTTCCTATCAGTGCAAAGCTATCCAATGATCAAGCACCAGACACTCTGCATGATTCAGGTGGTTCAACATCCAAGGTTGAAACTAAATCTAATTCTGACCAGGTTCAGGAGGGATCCTTAATTGAAGAACCTTGTCCTGCAAAGGGCATATGTGTGTCTGATTCTCTTCCATTGGAGAAGAAAGAACATCAGCCACTAAAATCCAATTTACCAGGAGAGTGTCCAAAGCTAGTAGAGACATCAAAATGTGAGATAGTCTCTGATTCTATTCCCCCAACTAAGAACAAGTCTCAAAATCCACAATCTACAAATCCAGTATGTGAATCTGTAGAAACAACAGACTCAGCCATGGATGTTGAAGGAGTTTCTAATTCCTTGCCGTCAGAAAAGGTCGACTCTCAGGCACTATTTACAACAAAGTCATCCCAATGTAATGGGATAGAAAAGGATGTAGATATGATGTCACCATCAAATCCAGTTAGACCAAATTCTGCTACTGAAAATGGTGCAAATACAG GGACAGGTAAAGATCAGACAGATAATGGAGCAAAAGTGGAAGATAAAGATACAAGGATTAAACAGGACAGCAATTTTGAGAAGATGAAACGAGCTGCAGTTTCTACACTTGCTGCAGCAGCAGTAAAAGCAAAAGTTCTAGCAAATCAGGAAGAAGACCAAATCCGACAGCTTACTTCCTTGTTAATAGAAAAACAG TTGCTCAAGTTGGAAACTAAGGTGGCTTTTTTCAATGATGTGGAGAATGTGGTGATGAGGGCAAGGGAGCATGTGGAGCGATCAAGGCACAAGCTTTATCACGAGCGTGCGTTGATTATTGCATCGCGGCTTGGTATACCAGCTTCGTCCTCTAGAGGTATAGCACCAACTGTATCAACTAATAGATTTCCTACAAATATTGCGAACTCACTCCAAAGACCACAAATGATGATGAGTCCACAAAGGCCACTTCTTTCTAGACCTGCAGCCACTGTTGCTACAACTCTCCAAAACCCATTAGCATCTTCGACTGCAGCAGGAAATTCAGTTCGGCCATCTAACCAGGAAAAACTTTCTTCTGTTGGGACAAAATAA